One part of the Humulus lupulus chromosome 9, drHumLupu1.1, whole genome shotgun sequence genome encodes these proteins:
- the LOC133800237 gene encoding N-terminal acetyltransferase A complex auxiliary subunit NAA15-like, whose protein sequence is MEWYELASGESYFRQGDLGRALKKILAVEKHYDDITKDQFDFHSYCLRKMTLRTYVEMLKFQDRLHSHPYFHKAAVGAIRCYIKLYDSPPKSTTEEDDEMSKLPPSQKKKMRQKLRKAEARDKKVMFLTFEAKGKNEESNANSVSKTGKRNVKPVDCQIPELCFVEDPLLEATKYLNLLQKNSPDSL, encoded by the exons ATGGAATG GTATGAGCTGGCTTCTGGTGAAAGTTACTTCCGTCAAGGTGATCTTGGACGGGCTTTAAAAAAAATTCTGGCTGTGGAGAAGCACTATGATGATATCACTAAAGACCAATTTGACTTCCATTCTTATTGTTTGAGGAAAATGACTTTACGTACATATGTTGAAATGCTTAAATTTCAAGATCGATTGCATTCACATCCATATTTTCATAAAGCAGCAGTTGGTGCAattag ATGCTATATAAAGTTGTATGATTCCCCTCCAAAGTCAACCACTGAGGAAGACGATGAAATGTCCAAGTTGCCTCCTTCtcagaaaaagaaaatgaggcaAAAATTGAGAAAAGCAGAGGCTCGAGATAAGAAAGTAATGTTTCTGACTTTT GAGGCTAAAGGTAAAAATGAAGAATCCAATGCTAATAGTGTCTCAAAGACTGGGAAACGAAATGTGAAACCTGTTGATTGTCAGATTCCTGAATTGTGTTTT GTAGAAGATCCACTTTTAGAAGCTACAAAGTACTTGAATTTGCTTCAAAAGAACTCCCCTGATTCGTTATAA